In Cherax quadricarinatus isolate ZL_2023a chromosome 71, ASM3850222v1, whole genome shotgun sequence, one DNA window encodes the following:
- the LOC128700280 gene encoding annexin B10 produces the protein MAHNQPTLKAKEPLDVVGDVESLKAAMKGVGTDEDSIITILTTCSNYQRQLLGQHYHSKYKKDLISDLKKELSGYFEDIIVALMTPRVDYLAEELHHACKSKNGRVIVEILCTSENFFVRSLEQSYERLFDASLEESLTEATSGIFQQVMLKVVEAKRSTFFSEVFGRRIACEIYNEGNGLDETELVKAMSTYSYEQLRSVFVAYYELADRTLGETIDCEYSGSTRTNMRALFDCVENRRVFFAESFHAALADAGTNDKDLIRLVVSRCEIDLGNIKTEYHNLYNKHLEEDVKADTSGDYKKVLVSLLG, from the exons ATGGCTCAC AATCAACCAACCTTAAAGGCCAAGGAGCCTCTCGACGTGGTTGGGGACGTAGAAAGTCTAAAAGCTGCCATGAAAGGCGTGGGCACTGATGAGGACTCGATCATCACTATTCTTACCACCTGTAGCAACTACCAAAGACAGCTTCTTGGTCAGCACTACCACTCGAAATATaaaaag GACCTGATTAGTGACCTGAAGAAAGAACTAAGTGGATACTTTGAGGACATAATCGTCGCTCTCATGACTCCTCGTGTAGACTACCTCGCAGAGGAGCTCCATCATGCCTGCAAATCCAAGAATGGAAGAGTAATTGTAGAAATCCTCTGTACTTCTGAAAACTTTTTCGTAag GTCACTCGAACAATCGTACGAGAGATTGTTCGACGCCAGCCTGGAAGAATCTCTGACGGAGGCCACATCCGGTATCTTCCAGCAAGTGATGCTAAAAGTAGTAGAAGCAAAAAGAAGCACTTTCTTCAGTGAAGTTTTCGGTCGCCGCATCGCCTGTGAAATCTACAATGAAG GTAATGGACTTGACGAAACAGAGCTAGTGAAGGCAATGAGTACTTATTCATACGAGCAGCTACGAAGTGTCTTCGTAGCTTATTACGAGTTGGCTGACAGAACCCTGGGAGAAACCATAGACTGCGAGTACTCTGGCAGCACCAGGACAAACATGAGGGCATTGT TTGATTGTGTCGAGAACAGAAGAGTCTTCTTCGCCGAATCTTTCCATGCTGCCTTGGCAGACGCTGGAACTAATGACAAAGATCTTATCCGCCTGGTGGTGTCTCGCTGCGAGATTGATCTTGGCAACATAAAAACAGAGTACCATAACTTGTATAACAAACATCTTGAGGAAGACGTCAAG gctgacacttcagGGGATTACAAGAAGGTTCTAGTCTCTCTCCTTGGCTAG